The Novosphingobium kaempferiae genome includes a window with the following:
- a CDS encoding beta-N-acetylglucosaminidase domain-containing protein, whose translation MTSGQVPELGLVEGRFGRIWDEAERGYVVQALADAGYAFYHYGPKADRPLRREWRRGHEAAQTEALARLSAQVRGAGMRFGMALTPVGSTHPFDDEARADLTRRVADLDAIGVDDLCVLFDDLRGDMPELAARQAEVVNFCAGLTRAARVYTCPTYYSDDPVLDLVFGQRPANYLADLGRALDPAVQVYWTGEEVCSKAIEPAHLERVAGELGRPVCLWDNWPVNDGARMSRFLHLRAFTGRSAKAAAHVTGHAVNPAIQAHLGCIPALTLPMVYEQGDGYAYGAAFAAAAERLLGADFALMLQQDIAALQDVGQERLGPRADRLRARYAALDHPAAREILRWLDGDDLMTDDEVQTQ comes from the coding sequence ATGACGTCGGGACAGGTTCCTGAACTGGGGCTCGTCGAAGGCCGTTTCGGGCGGATCTGGGACGAGGCGGAACGCGGCTACGTGGTGCAGGCGCTCGCCGATGCGGGCTATGCCTTCTACCATTACGGCCCCAAGGCCGACCGGCCGCTGCGGCGCGAATGGCGGCGCGGGCACGAGGCGGCACAGACCGAGGCGCTGGCGCGACTCTCGGCGCAGGTGCGCGGTGCGGGGATGCGCTTCGGCATGGCGCTGACGCCGGTGGGATCGACGCATCCCTTCGACGACGAGGCCCGCGCCGACCTCACCCGCCGCGTCGCCGACCTCGACGCGATCGGCGTGGACGACCTCTGCGTGCTGTTCGACGACCTGCGCGGCGACATGCCCGAACTGGCGGCGCGGCAGGCGGAAGTCGTGAACTTCTGCGCCGGGCTGACGCGGGCGGCACGGGTCTACACCTGCCCGACCTATTATTCCGACGATCCGGTGCTGGACCTCGTGTTCGGCCAGCGCCCAGCGAACTACCTCGCCGATCTCGGCCGTGCGCTCGACCCGGCGGTGCAGGTCTACTGGACCGGCGAGGAAGTCTGCTCGAAGGCGATCGAGCCCGCGCATCTGGAGCGGGTGGCGGGCGAACTGGGGCGGCCGGTCTGCCTGTGGGACAACTGGCCGGTGAACGACGGCGCGCGCATGTCGCGCTTCCTCCACCTGCGCGCCTTCACCGGGCGCAGCGCGAAGGCGGCGGCGCATGTCACCGGCCACGCGGTCAATCCGGCGATCCAGGCGCACCTTGGCTGCATCCCGGCGCTGACCCTGCCGATGGTCTACGAACAGGGTGACGGCTACGCCTATGGCGCGGCCTTCGCGGCGGCAGCGGAGCGGCTGCTGGGCGCGGACTTCGCGCTCATGCTGCAGCAGGACATCGCAGCATTGCAGGATGTCGGGCAGGAGCGGCTGGGACCGCGTGCGGATCGGCTGCGGGCGCGCTATGCCGCGCTCGACCACCCCGCCGCGCGCGAGATCCTGCGCTGGCTCGACGGGGACGACCTGATGACCGACGACGAGGTGCAGACGCAATGA
- a CDS encoding NeuD/PglB/VioB family sugar acetyltransferase, producing MPDLVIVAGGSGQHASVVYEAAVLAGHHVAGYATVEPGSPATLLDCPPLGPLDACPVEGMRFVVACGSNTQRRAISDSLAARGAEFAAVIHPAAVVSPSATIAPGAMVLAGAILGPRARIEAGAIVNHAAVVDHDCVVEAFANICPGVRLAGCVQVREDAFVGLSASVIQGLEIGHGAVVGAGAVVIRDVAAGATVVGIPARDVAAP from the coding sequence ATGCCTGATCTCGTCATCGTCGCGGGCGGCAGCGGCCAGCATGCCTCGGTCGTCTACGAGGCGGCCGTGCTGGCGGGCCACCACGTCGCCGGATACGCGACGGTGGAGCCGGGATCGCCCGCAACCTTGCTCGACTGCCCGCCGCTCGGGCCGCTGGATGCCTGCCCGGTCGAGGGCATGCGCTTCGTCGTCGCCTGCGGCTCCAACACCCAGCGCCGCGCGATTTCCGACAGCCTCGCCGCAAGGGGCGCCGAGTTCGCGGCAGTGATCCACCCCGCCGCCGTGGTGTCCCCAAGCGCGACCATCGCGCCGGGAGCCATGGTCCTCGCAGGCGCAATCCTCGGCCCGCGCGCGCGGATCGAGGCCGGGGCCATCGTCAACCATGCCGCGGTGGTCGATCACGACTGCGTGGTCGAAGCCTTCGCCAACATCTGCCCCGGCGTGCGCCTCGCGGGCTGCGTGCAGGTGCGCGAAGACGCCTTCGTGGGCCTCTCGGCTTCGGTGATACAGGGGCTGGAGATCGGGCACGGCGCGGTGGTCGGCGCGGGCGCCGTGGTCATCCGCGACGTGGCTGCGGGCGCGACGGTCGTCGGCATCCCGGCGCGGGATGTCGCTGCGCCATAG
- a CDS encoding BadF/BadG/BcrA/BcrD ATPase family protein, with protein MTYFLGIDAGGSNCRARLIDAAGAVIGEGRSGTANARIGIEALYETLKDTADQAVAQAGLSPEQRSTVRAGMGIAGITRPGVREALAELDFGFASVAYATDAQIANLGAHGGQDGAILIIGTGSAAQLRVEGREFTIGGYGFPISDEGSGAALGLSAMRHALRALDGRTRKTPLSAAVTERFEHDTAQAIAWMDHATPRDYGTFAPLVMDYAEADDAIARSIVENAAGHIERFIETIFERGATRCTLVGGLAPRMKPWLRARTVSRLSEALGDSLDGALRLAGYVPADA; from the coding sequence ATGACCTATTTCCTCGGCATCGACGCAGGCGGCAGCAACTGCCGTGCCAGACTGATCGATGCCGCCGGGGCCGTGATCGGCGAGGGCCGCTCCGGCACCGCCAACGCGCGCATCGGCATCGAGGCGCTCTACGAGACGCTGAAGGACACCGCCGATCAGGCCGTCGCACAGGCGGGCCTCTCGCCCGAACAGCGCTCCACCGTGCGCGCGGGCATGGGCATCGCGGGCATCACCCGGCCCGGCGTGCGCGAGGCGCTGGCGGAACTCGACTTCGGCTTCGCCTCGGTCGCCTATGCCACCGACGCGCAGATCGCCAACCTCGGCGCGCACGGCGGGCAGGACGGCGCGATCCTCATCATCGGCACCGGCAGCGCGGCGCAGCTTCGTGTCGAGGGGCGCGAGTTCACCATCGGCGGCTACGGCTTCCCGATCTCCGACGAGGGCAGCGGCGCCGCGCTCGGCCTCTCCGCCATGCGCCACGCCCTGCGCGCGCTCGACGGGCGGACCCGCAAGACCCCGCTCAGCGCCGCCGTCACCGAACGCTTCGAGCATGACACCGCGCAGGCCATCGCCTGGATGGACCACGCCACCCCGCGCGACTACGGCACCTTCGCCCCGCTCGTCATGGACTATGCCGAGGCCGACGACGCCATCGCCCGCTCCATCGTCGAGAACGCGGCGGGCCATATCGAGCGCTTCATCGAGACGATCTTCGAACGCGGCGCGACGCGCTGCACCCTCGTCGGCGGCCTCGCCCCACGCATGAAGCCGTGGCTGCGCGCCCGCACGGTGTCGCGCCTGAGCGAAGCCCTCGGCGATTCGCTCGACGGCGCGCTGCGACTGGCGGGGTACGTGCCGGCGGATGCCTGA
- the dld gene encoding D-lactate dehydrogenase has product MDLMNRLREAVGKRHVLTSPRATARYRKGYRTGEGPALAVVRPGSLLEFWRAAQTCVAADVSIIVQASNTGLTGGSTPDGADYPGGLVIISTTRLSALKVIRGGDQVLCMPGTTLNRLEQALRPYGREPHSVIGSSCLGASVVGGVCNNSGGSLVRRGPAYTEMALYAQVERDGTLHLVNHLGIALGDAPETILARLDRGDYTEADIDPAADRRAHDHDYVCHVRDIDSDVPARFNADPRCLYEAAGSAGKLIVFAVRLDTFAREDETATFYLGATVPGPLTELRRTMLRDFAVPPIAGEYMHADAFDVADRYGRDMFVAIEKLGTDRLPALFAAKSRFDGTFGDGISDRLMQWAGRLLPDHLPPRMREYRARFEHHLILKVSRDQAADTRALLARLFPGAHFECTAQEAAKAFLHRFVAAGAAVRYRAVHRDEVEDIVALDVALPRNTQEWVEHLPDSLAAQSIHTLYYGHFFCQVFHQDYIVRKGTDPLAYEHALWKLLDARGAQYPAEHNVGHLYIAREELADFYRSIDPRNQLNPGIGHTPKARDWAGSGDHP; this is encoded by the coding sequence ATGGACCTGATGAACCGCCTGCGCGAAGCGGTCGGCAAGCGGCATGTGCTCACCTCCCCCCGAGCCACCGCCCGCTACCGCAAGGGCTACCGCACCGGCGAAGGCCCGGCGCTGGCGGTCGTGCGGCCGGGCTCGCTCCTCGAATTCTGGCGCGCGGCGCAGACCTGCGTGGCGGCCGACGTGTCGATCATCGTCCAGGCATCGAACACCGGGCTGACCGGCGGCTCGACCCCCGACGGGGCGGACTATCCCGGCGGCCTCGTCATCATAAGCACGACGCGGCTCTCGGCGCTGAAGGTGATCCGCGGCGGCGATCAGGTGCTGTGCATGCCGGGCACCACGCTCAACCGGCTGGAGCAGGCGCTGCGTCCCTACGGGCGCGAGCCGCATTCGGTGATCGGCTCGTCCTGCCTCGGCGCCTCGGTGGTGGGCGGCGTGTGCAACAATTCGGGCGGCTCGCTGGTACGGCGCGGCCCCGCCTATACCGAGATGGCGCTCTACGCGCAGGTCGAGCGCGACGGCACGCTGCACCTCGTCAACCACCTCGGCATCGCGCTGGGCGACGCGCCGGAGACGATCCTCGCCCGCCTCGACCGGGGCGACTACACCGAAGCCGACATCGACCCCGCCGCCGACCGCCGCGCGCACGACCACGACTACGTCTGCCACGTCCGCGACATCGACAGCGACGTGCCCGCCCGCTTCAACGCCGACCCGCGCTGCCTCTACGAAGCGGCGGGAAGCGCGGGCAAGCTGATCGTCTTCGCCGTCCGCCTCGACACCTTCGCGCGCGAGGACGAGACCGCCACCTTCTACCTCGGCGCCACCGTGCCCGGGCCGCTGACCGAACTGCGCCGCACGATGCTGCGCGACTTCGCGGTGCCGCCCATCGCGGGCGAATACATGCACGCCGACGCCTTCGACGTGGCCGACCGCTACGGGCGCGACATGTTCGTCGCCATCGAGAAGCTGGGGACCGACCGCCTCCCCGCCCTGTTCGCCGCCAAGTCCCGCTTCGACGGGACATTCGGCGATGGGATATCGGACCGGCTGATGCAGTGGGCGGGTCGCCTGCTGCCCGATCACCTGCCGCCCCGGATGCGCGAATACCGCGCCCGCTTCGAGCATCACCTCATCCTCAAGGTCTCGCGCGATCAGGCCGCCGACACCCGCGCCCTGCTCGCCCGCCTGTTCCCTGGCGCGCACTTCGAATGCACGGCGCAGGAGGCCGCCAAGGCCTTCCTCCACCGCTTCGTCGCGGCGGGCGCGGCGGTGCGCTACCGCGCGGTCCATCGCGACGAGGTGGAGGACATCGTCGCCCTCGACGTCGCCCTGCCCCGCAACACGCAGGAGTGGGTGGAGCACCTGCCCGACAGCCTTGCCGCGCAGTCGATCCACACGCTCTACTACGGGCACTTCTTCTGCCAGGTGTTCCACCAGGACTACATCGTCCGCAAGGGCACCGACCCTCTCGCCTACGAGCATGCGCTGTGGAAGCTGCTCGACGCACGCGGGGCGCAGTATCCGGCCGAGCACAACGTCGGCCACCTCTACATCGCGCGCGAGGAGCTTGCGGACTTCTACCGCAGCATAGACCCGCGCAACCAGCTCAACCCCGGCATCGGTCACACGCCCAAGGCGCGCGACTGGGCGGGCAGCGGAGATCATCCATGA